From the genome of Cytobacillus firmus, one region includes:
- a CDS encoding M20 family metallo-hydrolase produces the protein MKEWLDKHLKALNLTDSMNQAEGFCRLGYTEEEWRAIDVFVSIAEDIGLKVRRDEAGNAIARWEAEDSLPAVAVGSHVDTVKGGGGYDGVAGVLCGLAAVKKLKEEGFQPASSIEVICFASEESSRFGVSTIGSKAMSGLLNKNDVEGVTDEDGITILQAVEDMGLSWDAIEDAERPESALKSFIELHIEQGTRVEDAGADFGAVTAVACPIRLKVIVNGQMGHTGTTPMGKRKDAFVAAAPLVPFISEKALALSNSSAVPIVATASTFELKPNAMNVIPGTVELGIDIRSVDDSLKKEMEKRIREKCHQLAESFGVTIEVKTLVHNPSVQLDEAVMRKLQHSGEALGYKALVLESGAGHDVMNMAAKWPSGLLFIPCKNGLSHHPEEFASIEDLEMGTKIIAQYLKIETSI, from the coding sequence ATGAAAGAATGGCTGGATAAGCATCTGAAAGCGTTAAATTTAACAGACAGCATGAACCAGGCAGAAGGGTTCTGCCGGTTAGGCTACACGGAAGAAGAATGGCGGGCCATTGATGTATTTGTTTCCATTGCTGAGGATATCGGTTTGAAGGTTCGAAGAGATGAAGCGGGGAATGCGATTGCCCGCTGGGAAGCTGAAGATTCATTACCGGCTGTTGCCGTAGGTTCTCATGTGGATACCGTAAAGGGCGGAGGAGGCTATGATGGAGTTGCCGGTGTCCTTTGCGGTCTGGCTGCCGTAAAGAAATTGAAAGAAGAAGGGTTCCAGCCTGCTTCCTCAATTGAAGTCATTTGTTTTGCATCTGAGGAATCATCCCGTTTTGGCGTATCAACCATTGGCAGCAAGGCAATGAGCGGCCTTCTTAATAAGAATGATGTGGAAGGTGTAACGGATGAGGATGGCATCACCATCCTCCAGGCAGTCGAGGACATGGGACTGTCATGGGATGCAATTGAAGATGCTGAACGGCCGGAGTCAGCTTTAAAAAGTTTTATCGAGCTTCACATTGAGCAGGGAACCAGAGTGGAAGATGCCGGTGCAGACTTTGGAGCAGTAACGGCAGTTGCCTGTCCAATCCGCTTAAAGGTAATCGTCAATGGACAGATGGGGCACACAGGAACGACCCCGATGGGCAAACGAAAGGATGCCTTTGTTGCAGCGGCACCTCTCGTTCCATTTATATCAGAGAAAGCTCTTGCTTTATCGAATTCCAGTGCGGTGCCAATTGTGGCAACAGCAAGCACCTTTGAACTAAAGCCGAACGCCATGAATGTAATTCCCGGAACGGTTGAGCTTGGAATTGATATCCGCAGTGTGGATGATTCACTGAAAAAAGAAATGGAGAAGCGTATCCGTGAAAAATGTCATCAGCTTGCGGAATCTTTTGGTGTTACAATAGAAGTAAAAACGCTTGTTCATAATCCATCCGTTCAGCTTGATGAGGCAGTGATGCGAAAATTGCAGCATTCAGGTGAAGCGTTGGGATACAAAGCCTTGGTGCTTGAAAGCGGCGCAGGCCATGATGTGATGAACATGGCGGCCAAATGGCCTTCAGGGCTTTTATTCATTCCCTGCAAAAATGGCCTCAGTCATCATCCTGAGGAGTTTGCCTCTATTGAAGATCTGGAAATGGGAACAAAGATTATCGCACAATATTTAAAAATTGAAACTAGCATATAA
- a CDS encoding AbgT family transporter: MKTEKQGKKVVTENKKPGIAQRFLNGVEKVGNKLPDPFILFAGLAVLVIIVSAIFSAFGATVVHPGSGEELEVKNLASGEGLNFILTSMLDNFTGFAPLGLVLSMMLGIGLAEKVGMLDYAIKKTILKSPPALITYTVVFVGIMGNIASDAAMVLVPPLAAMVFYKIGRNPIAGLAAGYASAGAGFTANLLIAGTDALLAGISTEAAKIIDENMVVTPIDNWYFNIVSVFVLTIVGGLVTTKFIEPRLGEYKGEEVKEAIKEDPPNAGKALRNAAIAGFAYIALIAGAILIPNSPLTNEDGGLVPSPFLDGIIPIILFFFIIIGTVYGVTVGNIKSSKDVANFMAEAMKDLASYIVLIFAIAQFIAYFSWSNIATWVAVNGAEFLKDVEFTGIGLIIGYIIFTASLNFLITSGSAKWALEAPVFVPMFMQLGYHPAFTQVAYRVADSSTNIVTPMMPYMVIALSFMQKYDKKAGIGTFISLMLPYSITFLITWIIMLLVFVFFGIPFGPGIGPYL, encoded by the coding sequence ATGAAAACAGAAAAACAAGGAAAGAAAGTGGTAACAGAAAACAAGAAGCCAGGGATTGCCCAGCGATTCCTCAATGGGGTCGAAAAGGTAGGAAACAAGCTCCCGGATCCATTTATATTATTTGCCGGGCTCGCAGTGTTAGTTATTATTGTTTCAGCTATATTTAGTGCCTTTGGTGCTACTGTTGTCCACCCTGGCTCGGGAGAGGAACTGGAAGTTAAGAACCTGGCATCTGGAGAAGGCCTGAATTTTATCCTGACATCCATGCTTGATAACTTCACCGGGTTCGCACCTCTTGGCCTGGTTCTGTCCATGATGCTCGGGATTGGTCTTGCCGAGAAAGTCGGCATGCTGGATTATGCCATTAAGAAAACAATTTTAAAATCACCGCCGGCATTAATCACGTACACTGTTGTGTTTGTCGGGATCATGGGGAATATCGCATCCGATGCTGCGATGGTTCTGGTGCCGCCGCTTGCCGCAATGGTCTTCTACAAAATCGGCCGTAACCCGATTGCCGGTTTGGCAGCAGGGTATGCATCAGCCGGAGCCGGCTTTACAGCAAACCTGCTGATTGCTGGAACAGATGCACTATTGGCCGGGATTTCAACAGAAGCTGCCAAGATTATTGATGAGAATATGGTCGTTACACCAATTGATAACTGGTATTTTAATATTGTTTCCGTATTTGTTTTAACCATTGTCGGTGGACTTGTCACGACTAAGTTCATTGAACCGCGTCTTGGAGAATACAAAGGCGAAGAGGTTAAAGAAGCGATTAAGGAAGATCCACCTAATGCAGGGAAGGCTTTGCGAAATGCAGCGATTGCCGGATTCGCCTATATTGCCCTAATTGCGGGAGCGATCCTTATACCAAATAGCCCGTTAACCAATGAAGATGGCGGACTCGTTCCATCTCCATTCCTGGATGGCATTATTCCAATCATTCTCTTCTTCTTCATTATTATCGGTACTGTATATGGAGTAACAGTCGGCAACATTAAGAGCAGTAAAGATGTGGCTAATTTCATGGCAGAGGCTATGAAGGACTTAGCATCCTATATTGTCTTAATCTTCGCAATCGCTCAATTTATCGCGTACTTCAGCTGGTCTAATATCGCAACATGGGTAGCGGTTAATGGAGCAGAGTTCCTGAAAGACGTGGAGTTCACCGGAATCGGATTGATTATTGGCTACATCATTTTTACAGCTTCCCTGAACTTCCTGATCACTTCAGGTTCAGCGAAGTGGGCGCTTGAAGCACCAGTCTTCGTTCCAATGTTTATGCAGCTTGGCTATCACCCTGCATTTACACAGGTGGCTTACCGTGTAGCAGATTCATCTACGAATATTGTGACACCGATGATGCCATATATGGTTATCGCCCTGTCGTTTATGCAGAAGTATGACAAAAAAGCGGGAATTGGAACATTCATTTCCTTAATGCTTCCGTACTCGATTACGTTCCTGATCACGTGGATCATTATGCTTTTAGTTTTCGTTTTCTTTGGAATCCCGTTTGGTCCGGGAATCGGTCCTTATCTATAA
- a CDS encoding M20 family metallo-hydrolase, producing MSNLEIQLKEWRRDFHRYPEGGFLEMRTASIVASILDELGFGLEMGRQVMAADYFMGKPNQEETAAHYQWALENGAKKDYIEPFKDGYTGIVATMDTKKEGPTIAFRVDMDALPIHESEADSHFPQKEGFRSAVPNTMHACGHDAHTTIGLGLASLIAENKDSLKGKIKLIFQPAEEGTRGARSMAEAGVIDDVDYLIASHVGTGVPDGHFVASKNGFLATSKLDVTFKGVSSHAGGNPEEGKNALLASASAALNIYAIPRHSEGATRINVGELHAGSGRNIIADKAVLKIETRGETTKINEYVKAQAEAVIAGSAQMYGVEYEIHTVGEAISAHGSKELASVLHACAQEASYIKESILEDNSPAGSEDATFFMERVQQNGGQATYCIFGTELAAGHHNEKFDINEGTMKNAVQLLFESIKKLN from the coding sequence GTGAGTAATCTTGAAATTCAATTAAAAGAGTGGCGCCGTGATTTTCACCGTTATCCAGAGGGAGGCTTCCTGGAAATGCGGACAGCCTCCATTGTCGCATCGATCCTGGATGAACTTGGCTTCGGGCTGGAAATGGGCAGGCAGGTAATGGCTGCTGATTATTTTATGGGTAAGCCAAATCAAGAGGAAACTGCCGCACATTATCAATGGGCTCTCGAAAATGGGGCGAAAAAAGATTATATTGAACCCTTCAAAGATGGATACACAGGCATTGTCGCGACTATGGATACAAAAAAGGAAGGACCGACCATCGCCTTCCGTGTGGATATGGATGCATTGCCGATCCATGAATCAGAGGCAGACAGCCATTTTCCGCAAAAAGAAGGATTCAGGTCTGCAGTTCCAAACACCATGCATGCCTGCGGACATGATGCCCATACAACCATCGGGCTTGGCCTGGCAAGCTTGATTGCTGAAAACAAAGACAGCCTTAAGGGGAAAATCAAACTGATTTTTCAGCCTGCAGAAGAAGGCACCCGCGGGGCTCGTTCAATGGCCGAAGCCGGAGTTATCGATGATGTGGATTATTTAATTGCCTCACATGTCGGCACAGGAGTTCCAGATGGACATTTTGTGGCATCAAAAAACGGATTTCTGGCAACGTCAAAACTTGATGTAACGTTTAAAGGAGTTTCTTCCCATGCAGGCGGAAATCCGGAAGAGGGGAAAAACGCCCTGCTGGCATCCGCTTCTGCCGCTCTGAATATTTACGCTATTCCGCGTCATTCAGAAGGGGCAACCCGCATCAACGTGGGTGAATTGCATGCAGGCTCAGGCCGCAATATTATCGCAGATAAAGCGGTGCTGAAAATTGAAACACGCGGGGAAACGACAAAAATTAACGAATATGTCAAAGCACAGGCCGAAGCAGTTATTGCAGGATCAGCCCAAATGTATGGAGTAGAATACGAGATTCATACTGTAGGCGAGGCCATTAGTGCTCATGGTTCAAAAGAGCTGGCATCCGTCCTGCATGCCTGTGCACAAGAAGCTTCCTATATAAAAGAAAGCATCCTCGAAGACAATTCACCTGCAGGCTCTGAGGACGCAACCTTCTTCATGGAGCGTGTTCAGCAAAATGGAGGACAGGCCACCTACTGCATTTTCGGCACAGAACTGGCGGCAGGCCATCATAACGAGAAGTTCGATATTAATGAAGGCACGATGAAGAATGCCGTCCAGCTGCTGTTTGAATCTATAAAAAAATTAAATTAA